A genomic stretch from Juglans microcarpa x Juglans regia isolate MS1-56 chromosome 3S, Jm3101_v1.0, whole genome shotgun sequence includes:
- the LOC121258515 gene encoding uncharacterized protein LOC121258515, protein MAKPKNQTKSTNHIHQNQNQNQNQQPLKSEKSPSWSVVRGLLTCKDLQTQQKHHQQLQQQKQQQKRQQQQQEHRQQQQEQALEVTVNAKKCKKMKCSGSLCSNTKVMHRPETGSPEVRKKRSPTMGSSRNDASTRSLKPPLHEVNGVVSSTTSSFSASSNSSIGGSFRGMPFSRFSGCYECRMVVDPVLGFTRDPSLRGSICSCPDCGEIFMKAENLELHQAVRHAVSELDPEDTSKNIVEIIFQSSWLNKQTPICKIDRILKVHNTQRTISRFEDYRDSIKAKATKLPKKHPRCIADGNELLRFHCTTFVCSLGLNGSSNLCKSIPQCNVCSIIKNGFKVAGEPAGGAVENGILTTATSGKAHDKAGALVEDRNDKKAMLVCRVIAGRVKKNMEGSEEEYDSVAGAVGLYSNLEELYVSNPKAILPCFVVIYREVVV, encoded by the exons ATGGCTAAAcccaaaaaccaaacaaaatctACCAACCATAtccaccaaaaccaaaaccaaaaccaaaaccagcAGCCCCTAAAATCTGAGAAATCGCCCTCTTGGTCAGTTGTAAGAGGCCTATTGACCTGTAAAGATCTCCAAACACAGCAAAAGCATCATCAACAACTGCAACAACAAAAGCAGCAACAAAAGCGGCAACAGCAGCAGCAAGAGCATCGACAGCAGCAACAAGAGCAAGCCCTGGAGGTGACTGTAAATGCcaagaaatgcaagaaaatgAAGTGCTCTGGTTCGCTCTGTAGCAACACAAAGGTCATGCACAGACCTGAAACCGGATCCCCAGAAGTCCGCAAGAAAAGGTCCCCCACAATGGGTTCGAGTAGAAATGATGCTTCTACCAGATCCCTGAAACCTCCTCTGCATGAAGTCAATGGGGTTGTTTCCTCTACCACTTCTTCGTTCTCTGCATCTTCTAATTCATCCATTGGTGGGTCTTTTAGAGGAATGCCTTTCAGTAGATTCTCTGGCTGCTATGAGTGTAGAATGGTGGTAGATCCTGTACTTGGTTTCACCAGAGACCCTTCTCTCAGGGGTAGCATCTGTTCTTGCCCTGACTGTGGTGAGATCTTCATGAAAGCTGAAAATCTGGAGCTTCATCAAGCTGTCCGGCATGCAG TATCTGAACTGGATCCTGAAGACACAAGCAAGAACATAGTGGAAATCATTTTCCAGTCAAGCTGGCTGAACAAACAAACTCCCATCTGCAAAATTGACCGCATCCTGAAAGTCCACAACACCCAGAGAACCATCTCGAGATTCGAGGATTATAGAGACTCCATTAAAGCCAAGGCCACCAAACTCCCCAAGAAACACCCACGCTGCATAGCAGACGGCAACGAGCTCCTCAGGTTCCACTGCACCACCTTTGTCTGCTCACTGGGGCTGAACGGCTCCTCCAATCTCTGCAAGTCAATCCCACAATGCAATGTATGCAGCATCATAAAGAATGGCTTCAAGGTTGCCGGAGAACCAGCCGGAGGAGCTGTTGAGAATGGGATCCTGACAACTGCGACGAGTGGGAAGGCGCATGACAAAGCTGGAGCGCTGGTGGAGGATAGGAATGACAAAAAGGCGATGCTGGTTTGCCGGGTGATTGCGGGCAGGGTGAAGAAGAACATGGAGGGGAGTGAGGAGGAGTACGACTCTGTCGCGGGGGCTGTGGGGCTCTATTCCAATCTGGAAGAGTTGTATGTGTCTAATCCCAAGGCTATTTTGCCTTGTTTTGTTGTCATCTACAGAGAGGTTGTAGTGTAA
- the LOC121258517 gene encoding O-fucosyltransferase 10-like, with the protein MAMKPKIHPPNGNGYSSDNCGGGGGSGNTSPSPPPSPPRHSHFRRRVKSKVHYVHSLKESFGGGYGILFRRNLLLLSLLYVSGLLMCVGPFSAFVSGPTLPGSFYRSHEMFRRLWRDIEADNSSAIELSSVWKFKRRLKEQRPCPNSTAGRRFESSGPTGYLIVEANGGLNQQRSAICNAVAVAGLLNAILVIPRFDFHNVWRDPSEFGDIYDEDHFIATLEDYVKVVKKLPEALMERHDYNITNVPTFRVQAWASVNYYLGEVYPVLQKQGVIRLAPFANRLAMNVPPHIQSLRCLTNYEALRFSSPISTLANKLVNRMIEKSSRTGGKYVSVHLRFEEDMVAFSCCVYDGGKSEKIEMDLVREKGWKGKFKRKDRIILPSLNRITGKCPLSPLEVGMILRGMGFGNDTSIYLASGKIYQAGRHLAPLLKMFPHLHTKESLATPEELATYEGFSSRLAALDYIVCLSSEVFVTTQGGNFPHFLMGHRRFLYDGHAKTIMPDKRKLAVLLQDMGLSWKAFKDQMKEMLNESDRKGIMIPRVRKLNRKTSVYTYPLPECRCLQKSDKNLMNPNSTFSNYQLKSMRHEMANQT; encoded by the exons ATGGCCATGAAACCCAAGATCCACCCTCCCAACGGCAATGGCTACTCCAGCGACAACTGCGGCGGAGGCGGTGGCTCTGGCAACACTTCCCCTAGTCCACCTCCCTCACCTCCCCGTCACTCCCATTTTCGCCGCCGAGTGAAGTCTAAGGTCCACTACGTTCACTCCCTTAAGGAGAGCTTCGGCGGCGGCTACGGCATTCTGTTCCGGCGGAACCTTCTGCTTCTGTCCCTGCTTTACGTGTCTGGGCTGCTCATGTGCGTGGGGCCCTTCTCTGCTTTTGTTTCCGGTCCAACTCTTCCTGGCTCCTTCTACCGTAGCCACGAGATGTTTCGCAGGCTCTGGCGTGACATTGAGGCTGATAATTCATCCGCAATTGAG TTATCCTCTGTCTGGAAATTCAAAAGGAGGCTAAAAGAGCAGAGGCCTTGCCCAAACTCAACTGCTGGACGACGTTTTG AGTCTTCTGGCCCCACTGGTTACTTAATTGTTGAGGCTAATGGTGGTCTTAATCAGCAGCGCTCTGCA aTCTGCAATGCAGTGGCTGTAGCTGGACTTTTGAATGCAATACTTGTTATCCCTCGATTTGATTTCCATAATGTTTGGAGGGATCCAAG tGAGTTTGGTGACATATATGATGAAGATCATTTCATAGCTACCCTTGAGGACTATGTGAAAGTGGTGAAAAAGCTACCCGAGGCATTGATGGAAAGACATGATTACAACATTACTAATGTACCAACCTTCCGCGTCCAAGCTTGGGCTTCTGTCAATTATTACTTGGGAGAAGTTTATCCTGTCTTGCAGAAGCAAGG GGTTATCCGCTTGGCCCCCTTTGCTAATAGATTGGCAATGAATGTCCCACCTCATATTCAATCTCTGAGATGCCTCACCAACTATGAAGCATTGAGGTTCTCTTCTCCCATTTCAACTCTTGCAAATAAATTAGTGAAtagaatgattgagaagagCTCAAGGACTGGTGGGAAGTATGTTTCCGTTCACCTCCGCTTTGAAGAG GACATGGTGGCCTTTTCATGCTGTGTGTATGATGGAGGAAAgtctgaaaaaattgaaatggattTAGTTCGTGAAAAAGGGTGGAAGGGGAAGTTCAAACGAAAAGATCGTATCATTCTACCAAGTCTCAATCGAATCACTGGAAAATGCCCACTATCTCCGTTGGAG GTTGGGATGATTCTACGTGGCATGGGGTTTGGTAATGACACTTCAATTTATCTGGCATCAGGGAAAATATACCAAGCAGGAAGACATTTAGCTCCTCTGCTAAAGATGTTTCCCCATCTCCACACAAAGGAATCTCTTGCAACCCCAGAAGAGCTTGCTACTTATGAG GGATTTTCTTCAAGATTGGCAGCTCTGGACTACATAGTATGCTTGTCTAGTGAGGTTTTTGTGACTACTCAGGGTGGAAACTTCCCGCATTTTCTGATGGGTCACCGAAGATTCCTCTACGATGGACATGCTAAGACCATTATGCCTGATAAACGAAAGCTTGCTGTTCTACTGCAGGACATGGGTCTCAG CTGGAAAGCTTTCAAGGATCAGATGAAAGAAATGCTCAATGAAAGTGACCGCAAGGGCATCATGATACCAAGAGTGAGAAAATTAAACAGAAAAACTTCCGTGTACACGTACCCTTTACCAGAATGCAGATGTCTCCAGAAATCCGACAAGAACCTAATGAATCCAAATTCTACATTCTCTAATTACCAACTGAAATCCATGAGGCATGAGATGGCAAACCAAACTTAA